The nucleotide window TCGCCATAATCATAGAACGGCAGGCGGGATTGATCCTGATCCGTTACGTAGCGGTAGGATATCTCGGGGGTCAGCTCGTGACGTACTTTTTTGAGGTGATCCCAGTCAAGATCGTAGACCCGGCTGACGGAAGTGGACAGCGACAGGCCCAGGTCCGGCAGCAGGCTGCCATCCGTCCGGTGGATAGTGCTGCCGGAGGGGATGTTGTCGGTGGAGTAGGCCCTGAGATGTGCACCGAAGAAGAGCGATGCATTCAAATAGCCGGGGATGCCCCCCAGCAGGGTCAAGCGTGGGAAAGCATGCAGACGTTGACCCGTGGTATCGGTCTCCCGGTAGAGGTTTTCAGCGCTGGCATCCAGGTCAAAGTACAGCGGCAGGTCGAACAGCCGCTGACGGACCGCAGCCAGGCCGATGGCCGGAAGGGTCTGCAGCGTGTTGCTGTTGTCCGGCGCGTAGTAGTCTTCGGTGTAACGCAGATGAGCGGTAAGGGCGTAATGCTGCCAGGTCTTGAGCGCATTGACGACCGTGTCGCTGGACTGCCGGTTGTAATCGCCGCTTTTTTCCCCGAAGTCGTGCAGAAAATTGCGGTCGCTGGTCTGGTTGACGTTCATGCGCAGGTTCAGGTCCGGTGAAAATATCTCCCGGTGATTCTGAATCACCTGTCCGCGCCAATGCTCATCCAGCATGTCATATATCAAATAGCCTGCGAAGTTGCCTTCGCTGCCCTGTTTCCTCAAGTAGCGATAGTCCACCCCGGTGCCTATGCCCCGCTTGGTCTGGATGTCGAGATCGAATACCGCATCCTGGCTGGGAGATATTACCCAGTACAGCGGGATATCGAGCTGTGCGCCGCGGCTTTTGGAGTAGCCGAAACGGGGGAACAGCAGCCCCGATGTGCGCTCGCGCACGACCGGAAAGGCGACCCAGGGGAGATAAAGAACCGGTATGTCCTTGACATAGAAGACCACATTCTTGCCGATGGCATACCCGAGCAGGTTGACCTTCAACTCGCCGGCGCCGAACTTCCAGCTGGGGTGGGGCATTTCGCACGTGGTCAACTCGCTGTCGGTGGCCACCAGGGTAGTCTCGTCCAGTCTGACTATCTTTTTGCCGGTAAAGGTGGCATTGACCTGCTTGACGTTGACGGTGGCCAGTTCCAGTTCTCCGCGGCCGCTTGCCACGTCCAGGGATATGGATTCTCCCCGCAGGACATCGTCCCCTTTGGTGGCAACGATGTTGCCGGTGGCGGTCAAAATGCGCGTAGTGCGGTCATAGGTGGCCCGATCAGCGGTCAGGTTCATCCCCTCCCATACCAGGACCACGTTGCCGCTTGCGATGACCGTGTCGGTACTCTGTTCCTGACTGATGCTGTCGGCCTTGATGACAATGTCGTCCGCGCCCAGAGCGGGAACCGCGCACAGGAGCAGAGCCAGGCAGACCAGCGGGATCAGGCGTTTCAGTTGCATAGGCAGTAGGTTCCTATCCGCGTATTCCTTTGAAATTTCTGCCTGTCAGCCAGGCCTTGGCCTCGCCCACCGTGAACAGCGAACCGCATACCAGAATCAGATCATCGGGACCGGCCTCGCTTTGCGCCGTTGTGATGCCGTTCGCAACGCTGCCGCAGGGTAGAGTCGGGATTCCCGCAGCGCCCAGGATGCGGGACAGGCTGAGATCGTCCAGGGCCCGTTCAACAGCCGGAGTGACGCAATAGCAGGTCGTGACGAGCGGGGCGAGCGGGGCGATTATCTGCCCGACCTCCTTGTCCGCCATGACTCCGATCACCAGCAGCAGGCGCCGGTAATTGTAATCGGAAAGAGCTGCGGCCAGTGCCGCGGCCCCGGCCGGATTATGCGCCCCGTCCAGGAGCAGGGGGGGGCGCCCTGGAACCATTTCCATACGTCCCGGCCAGTATGCAGTGGCAAGACCCGACTGCATCGCCCGCTCCGCTGCCGGGAACCCCAGACCGGCCAGCGCTTCGGCGGCGGCCAGCGCCAGGGCGGCGTTATCCGCTTGGTAGCGCCCCGGTATGCCCGGCTTCAGGCCTTTCAGGGAGCATTGGACACCCTGGTAGTCGAGCGTTCCTTCCCGGTTCCATTCCGCCCTGAAGGCGTCTCCTGCGAAGAGGGTCCTGACGGAATTCTCTCTGCCGTAGCATTCAAATACCGCTCGTACTGCCGGCGCTTGGCAGGCGATGACGGCCGTGCTTTCCGGTTCGATGATGCCCGATTTTTCGAAGGCGATCTGTTCCAGGGTGGTGCCCAGATACTCACAGTGATCGAGCGCGATCGGGGTGACAAGGGTCATGATGCCGGGCAGTGCTGCGGTAGCGTCGCTGCGTCCCCCCATGCCCGCCTCCATGACGGCCGCTTCCACCTTCTCCTCCGCAAAGGAAAGGGCAGCCAGGGCAGTGACGATCTCGAAGAAGGTGGCATCTTCCGGGGCGTTTGACAAAACCCGGCCAAGCCGGGCCGCAAGCGTTTCCGATTCGATCTGGCCGCCATTCACGCGAAACCTTTCGCTGAAATCGACCAGGTGGGGCGAGCTGAACTGCGCGGTTCGAATCCCGCCGGAGCTTAAAATGGACGAGAGAAAAGCAGAGGTCGAACCTTTACCGTTTGTACCGACAACATGGATGCTGCGAAAGGAGCGCTCGGGGTTGCCCAGGCGGTCGAGCAGCAGACGTACTCGCTCGACGCCGGGGCGGATACCGAAACGCCGGCGGGCATAAAGCTTCTCCAGCATGCCTGCCAGGGGCATGTCAGGCAGCGGGGGAGGTGAGCATCTTCAGAATCGACGCAAGTTTTGGACGCATCTCGGTCCGGGGGATGATTACATCCACCATGCCGTGGTCGAGCAGATATTCGGCCCGCTGAAATCCTTCGGGCAGTTTCTGGCGAATGGTCTGTTCAATGACGCGCGGACCGGCAAATCCGATCAGCGCCTTCGGTTCGGCAACATTGAGGTCGCCCAGCATGGCGAAACTGGCGGTGACGCCGCCGGTGGTGGGGTCGGTCAGGATCGATATGAAGGGCAGCCCGGCCTTTTTCAGTTTAGCCAGGGCAGCAGAGGTCTTGGCCATCTGCATCAGCGAGAGGATGCTCTCCTGCATGCGCGCTCCGCCTGAAGCGGAGATGATAATGACGGACTGGCGTTTCTGCAGGGCGCGCTCGATGGAACGGGTGATCTTCTCCCCCACGACGCTTCCCATGCTGCCACCCATGAAGGAAAAATCGAAGATTGACACCTGAACACCGATGCCATCGATGGTACCCTCCACGCAGATGATGGCGTCTCTGGCGCCCCCTTTGGCCAGAGCGGCATTAATCCGCTCCTGGTAGCTTTTGGCATCTTTGAACTCCAGAAAATCGGTGGAGGTCATGCCAGCATCAAATTCCTGCCAGGCAGCTCCATCCAGCAGGAGTTCCAGGCGGCGGCGGGCCGCTATGCGGTAATGGTGCCCGCACTTGGGACAGACGTTCTGGTTCTGTTCGATATCCTTGCCGAGTACCGTTGCCGAACAGCCGGCACACTTGATCCACATTCCCTCCGGGACTTTGCTCTTCTTGCCGCCGGTACTCTCTATGCCTGCCTTTTCCCTGGTAAACCAGCTCATGGTAAACCTCTCGATTGTTTAATTTGACAAAAAATGTTTACTGAAAATGAAGGAGCTTGGTAGCAGATATACACTGCCGTGTCAAGTTCGATCCCTTGTGTGAATCGGTCGGAATGCGCCTCAACCTGCCGGGGTGATGGCCTGTTTCAGGGAGCTGACGAAACGTTGCAGCTCACCTTTGAGCTCTTCGCCAGCATAGTTCTGGAAGAGCCGCACAATGGCACTTCCCACCACCACGCCATCGGCTAGCAGCGATACCTCGGCGGCCTGTTGCGGCGTGGCAATGCCGAAGCCGGCCACGACCGGTATCCCGATTTTTTCCCTGACCGCGATGAGTTCAGCGGACAGGCTGGTGGAAACCTGCTGCCGTGCGCCGGTGACGCCGGTGACCGTCACATAATACACGAAGCCGCGTCCCAGCCTGGCTACCGTTTCGAGCCTGGCCCGGTCCGAGGTGGGGGTAAGCAGAAAGATGACCTTGAGGCCGCTGCTTTCAGCATGCCGAAGAAACTGCCCTGCTTCCTCCGGCGGCATATCGACCAGCAGAACCCCGTCTACGCCTGCATCGGCGGCATCGCGGCAAAAGCGCTCGTAACCGTAAGCATGGATCGGATTGAGATAGCCCATCAGGATGATCGGAATCTGCGAGGTGATCCGTACCTCCCGCACCGTGGCGAGAATACCGTCCAGGGTTGTGCCGGCGGCCAGGGCGCGTTCCGAGGAGAGTTGTATGGTGGGGCCGTCGGCCATCGGATCGGAAAAGGGCATGCCCAGCTCGATGATGTCGGCTCCCGCCTCTTCCAGCAGGTGGATCATTTCCCGGGTAGTGGGGAGGTCCGGGTCCCCCGCGGTGATAAAGGTGACCAGTGCTTTGCCCCGATCTTTTCCGAGGGCGTCGAAACGACTCTTGATTCTGTCCATGGTGGTGGTTTTCCGTGGTTGATGAAATGCCGGATGTCAGATCTTGAAGCGGGACATCTCTTTCTCGAGGAGCGAGATCTGTTTCGAAAGACCGGTGACCGATCCCTCAAGCACCCTGACCATCTCGGTATTGGAGGCTGTAGATTTCCGGATGTTCTGGACGGCGGCTGTGATGGTGTCGCTGTTCATGGCCTGAATATGGCAGCCGTTGCGTACCTGTTCCACCATCAGGTTGGAATTTTCGATGGCATGGGCTATCAGGCTGCTGGTGCGGCTCTGTTCGCGGGTCGAAATCCTGACGTGGACCGTGAGATCCTTCATCCGCTCCACCGCCTTGGCGATCTGCTCGCTGGTCAGGGCATGCTCGTTGGCTGAACTGGCGATATGTTCGACCATTTCGGCGACACTTTCCATGGCCTCCTTGATACTTTGGCTGCCGTAAGCCTGTTCAACGGTGGCGCGTGCGATCTCCGCGACCTGGATGCTGGCTTTCTGCACGCCGCTGACGATTTTTTCCAGGGCGGCGCCGGAGCGCTCGGAAAGCTTTTCCCCCTCGGAAATGCTTTCTTCAGCCATATTGATGGCGTTGACGGCCCGGTTGGTTTCTTCCTGCACCCCGCGGATAACAGTGGCAATTTCCCGGGTGGAGCTGCTGGTGCGCTCGGCCAGTTCCCTGATCTCGTCCGCCACCACCGCAAAGCCTTTGCCGTGTTCACCCGCCTGGGCCGCGATAATGGCGGCATTCAGGGCCAGCAGGTTGGTCTGTTCCGCCACCTCGTCGATCACCGAGAGGATGGTGCCGATATCGTTGGCGCGCAGGGACAGGTTTTCGATCACCTCGGCCGTGATTCGGGATGATTCCCTGATGGCCTGCATGCCGGCCATGGCTTCTTCAACCGCGCGCTTCCCGGTTTCGGCGTCCTTGCGTACCCCCTCTGAAATGGCGGAGGTGTCGAGGGCATTTTTCTCGACCTGTCTGATGGTGGCATCCATTTCCGAAATGGACGAGGAGGTGGTATTGGAGGCATCCTGCAGATTGATGATACTGGAGCCGATCTGCTTGATGGAGGTCGCCATCTCCATGATCGACGAGGTGACTTCATCGACCGCCTCGCTGAGCTTGTCGGCGCTCAGGGCCACCTCTTCGATGCTGGCTGCCATTTCAAGGCTGGATGACGATGTTTCGGTGGCAGAAGATGCCAGCTTTTCGATGCCGTCCGCCACATCCATGGCGGTCGCCTTGATGCCGTCTACGGCCTCGGAAGTTTCTCTTACGGCCGTCTCCTGCAGACTGGCGGAAACGACCACGTGCCGGGAAGCCTTTTCGATGTTGTTGTCTATGGCCGAAAGCACATCGGCGGCGGAGCTGATCCGAGAAACCATGCTGTGCAGGTTCTCCACCATGATGTTCATTGCGCCGGCCAGATCCGCCGCTTCTCCGCCGCCACGCACCTTCAGGCGCTCATCCAGTTTACCCCCGGCCACGGATCGCGCGAATGCGACACAGGCGCCCAGGGGGCGGGTGATCGAGATGGTGATCAGGTACGAGAACAGTGCCACCAGACAGAAGACCGCCAGCGTCACGACACCGGACATGATCATCTTGATCCTGATACTGGCGGCAACCCGCTCTTCGGCGGCACTGACATCCTGGCGCGTGATGTCGACCATCTGGGCGATCGCCTTGCTGAAGGTGCTGAAACGTCGGGCCTGGATGGCAGCCATGAGATCCCCGGCCCGTTTCACGTCACCCCGGGCGGCGGCAGGCAACACCTCGGCCTGCAGGGTTTTCTGATACTCCTTCCAGATGACCTCGGCCTTGTTGATTGCGTCTTTTTTTTTGGCGGATTCGATTGATTCGAGCACAATGCCGAAATTGAGCTCGATGTCGTTGATCAGGTTTTCAATGGTGGCGATGTTCTTGCGGGCTGCCGAGGCGTCCGCCTCGATCATCAGGTTCTGCACCTCGCTGTTGATCTGGAACAGGTCGGACTTGAGCAGGGCGATGCTTTCGAGCGCGTCCTTGTTTTTTTGAATCGATCGGTAGGCGGGACCCCCGACCCTGACTTCATGCATCAGAAACAGACTGATCAGGGTCACGAACAGGATGCCGGCGAAGGCCGTTGCGGAAAGCAGCGCCATCTTGGTCCGCAGGGTCAGGCCGTTACTGATGCTCGGAGTCGAGGGACTCTTCACAGAGCTGCTCCTTATGCCGATTCGGGAACCTTCGGTCCGGGGTACATCGGCGGAATCGGATTAAAAATCTGTAGAAAATACGGCAAACTATAGCAGAGCGTCAGCTTTGATATCAAGCAAAAACACCC belongs to Geobacter sp. SVR and includes:
- a CDS encoding LPS-assembly protein LptD, with product MQLKRLIPLVCLALLLCAVPALGADDIVIKADSISQEQSTDTVIASGNVVLVWEGMNLTADRATYDRTTRILTATGNIVATKGDDVLRGESISLDVASGRGELELATVNVKQVNATFTGKKIVRLDETTLVATDSELTTCEMPHPSWKFGAGELKVNLLGYAIGKNVVFYVKDIPVLYLPWVAFPVVRERTSGLLFPRFGYSKSRGAQLDIPLYWVISPSQDAVFDLDIQTKRGIGTGVDYRYLRKQGSEGNFAGYLIYDMLDEHWRGQVIQNHREIFSPDLNLRMNVNQTSDRNFLHDFGEKSGDYNRQSSDTVVNALKTWQHYALTAHLRYTEDYYAPDNSNTLQTLPAIGLAAVRQRLFDLPLYFDLDASAENLYRETDTTGQRLHAFPRLTLLGGIPGYLNASLFFGAHLRAYSTDNIPSGSTIHRTDGSLLPDLGLSLSTSVSRVYDLDWDHLKKVRHELTPEISYRYVTDQDQSRLPFYDYGDRLVPQNILYYGLTSQLGGKFQRGDINDYREISRIRLMQGYSIDGSRRDLLTLVDAGRPWTDVILETDTWLHPQARLTFDSRFNVYDKQISYAAPGLEFDDRQGTTVGAGYRMSRNVVEYLEGHVATKLFKPWTLGYTARYSFDRSQFLEAVYSVEYRHQCWTVSLAYHDRPGNQSVTFNFNLAGLTNSFR
- a CDS encoding folylpolyglutamate synthase/dihydrofolate synthase family protein, whose translation is MPLAGMLEKLYARRRFGIRPGVERVRLLLDRLGNPERSFRSIHVVGTNGKGSTSAFLSSILSSGGIRTAQFSSPHLVDFSERFRVNGGQIESETLAARLGRVLSNAPEDATFFEIVTALAALSFAEEKVEAAVMEAGMGGRSDATAALPGIMTLVTPIALDHCEYLGTTLEQIAFEKSGIIEPESTAVIACQAPAVRAVFECYGRENSVRTLFAGDAFRAEWNREGTLDYQGVQCSLKGLKPGIPGRYQADNAALALAAAEALAGLGFPAAERAMQSGLATAYWPGRMEMVPGRPPLLLDGAHNPAGAAALAAALSDYNYRRLLLVIGVMADKEVGQIIAPLAPLVTTCYCVTPAVERALDDLSLSRILGAAGIPTLPCGSVANGITTAQSEAGPDDLILVCGSLFTVGEAKAWLTGRNFKGIRG
- the accD gene encoding acetyl-CoA carboxylase, carboxyltransferase subunit beta, with amino-acid sequence MSWFTREKAGIESTGGKKSKVPEGMWIKCAGCSATVLGKDIEQNQNVCPKCGHHYRIAARRRLELLLDGAAWQEFDAGMTSTDFLEFKDAKSYQERINAALAKGGARDAIICVEGTIDGIGVQVSIFDFSFMGGSMGSVVGEKITRSIERALQKRQSVIIISASGGARMQESILSLMQMAKTSAALAKLKKAGLPFISILTDPTTGGVTASFAMLGDLNVAEPKALIGFAGPRVIEQTIRQKLPEGFQRAEYLLDHGMVDVIIPRTEMRPKLASILKMLTSPAA
- the trpA gene encoding tryptophan synthase subunit alpha, which encodes MDRIKSRFDALGKDRGKALVTFITAGDPDLPTTREMIHLLEEAGADIIELGMPFSDPMADGPTIQLSSERALAAGTTLDGILATVREVRITSQIPIILMGYLNPIHAYGYERFCRDAADAGVDGVLLVDMPPEEAGQFLRHAESSGLKVIFLLTPTSDRARLETVARLGRGFVYYVTVTGVTGARQQVSTSLSAELIAVREKIGIPVVAGFGIATPQQAAEVSLLADGVVVGSAIVRLFQNYAGEELKGELQRFVSSLKQAITPAG
- a CDS encoding methyl-accepting chemotaxis protein; protein product: MKSPSTPSISNGLTLRTKMALLSATAFAGILFVTLISLFLMHEVRVGGPAYRSIQKNKDALESIALLKSDLFQINSEVQNLMIEADASAARKNIATIENLINDIELNFGIVLESIESAKKKDAINKAEVIWKEYQKTLQAEVLPAAARGDVKRAGDLMAAIQARRFSTFSKAIAQMVDITRQDVSAAEERVAASIRIKMIMSGVVTLAVFCLVALFSYLITISITRPLGACVAFARSVAGGKLDERLKVRGGGEAADLAGAMNIMVENLHSMVSRISSAADVLSAIDNNIEKASRHVVVSASLQETAVRETSEAVDGIKATAMDVADGIEKLASSATETSSSSLEMAASIEEVALSADKLSEAVDEVTSSIMEMATSIKQIGSSIINLQDASNTTSSSISEMDATIRQVEKNALDTSAISEGVRKDAETGKRAVEEAMAGMQAIRESSRITAEVIENLSLRANDIGTILSVIDEVAEQTNLLALNAAIIAAQAGEHGKGFAVVADEIRELAERTSSSTREIATVIRGVQEETNRAVNAINMAEESISEGEKLSERSGAALEKIVSGVQKASIQVAEIARATVEQAYGSQSIKEAMESVAEMVEHIASSANEHALTSEQIAKAVERMKDLTVHVRISTREQSRTSSLIAHAIENSNLMVEQVRNGCHIQAMNSDTITAAVQNIRKSTASNTEMVRVLEGSVTGLSKQISLLEKEMSRFKI